The following DNA comes from Occultella kanbiaonis.
CGTTGTGCCAGGTGCCCGCCGGTACCAGGATCACGTCGTCATCCTTGACGTCCCGCACGAACGGGAGATCGTCCTCGGCGGGCCCCATCTCGGTGCGTCCGGTGCCCGTCTCGACCCTCAGGAACTGGTCGTTCTCCTCGTGCACCTCGAGGCCCACGTCGTCGCCCACGTCGATGCTCATCACCGTGAGCTGAAGGTGCTTGCCGGTCCAGAGGGTGCGGCGGAACTCGGTGTTCTCGACGGTCTCGGTCTCGATGTCGACGACGTAGGGTTCACCGCCATGATCCGTGGCGGTGGTGTAGGGCTCGTCCTTCGTCCGGTTCTCGTTCATGCCGACCTCCTCGGTGCTCGTTGGCCGAGAGGGTCCCGGCGTCATCAGCGTAGGCAGGCAGCACGGAGATCGCCTGCGGAACCCACGCGTGCGCGGTCCTCCCGACGGGCAGGACGAAAGACTGGCACGCTCCGAACGGCTCAGAGCCAGCCGCGGTCCTCGGCGATCCGGACCGCGGCGGCGCGGTTGGCGGCGCCGGTCTTGCCGATCGCGGCCGAGAGATGGTTGCGGACGGTGCCCTGGGAGAGGAACAGGCGGCTCGCGATCACGGCCACCGAGGCCCCGTCCCTCGCGGCGCGGAGCACGTCGGTCTCCCGCGCCGTCAGGGGCGAGCGGCCCTCGATCAGGCTGTCCGTGGCCAGCGTCGGGTCCACCACTCGCAGCCCCGCGGCCACGCGCCGGACCGCGTCGGCGAGCTGGGCGGCGGGGGTGTCCTTGACCACGAAGCCGTGTGCCCCGGCGGCCAGGGCCCGGCTCAGGAAGCCCGGCCTTCCGAACGTGGTGACGATCAGCACGCGCACCTGCGGCAGTTCACGGCGCAGCTGTTCGGTGGCCGTGATGCCGTCCATGCCTGGCATCTCCACGTCCAGGAGCGCCACGTCGGGCCGGTGCAACCGGGCGGCTGGCAGCACCTCGTCTCCGGAGCCCACCTCGGCGACGACCTCGAGGTCGGACTCCAGCCCGAGCAGGGCGGCGAGGGCGCCGCGCACGAGCGACTGGTCGTCGGCGAGCAACAGCCTGATCGGGGTCACCGGCCCACCACCCGGAGCCGGAACCCGGACGCCGTCGACTCGGTGATCACCCGAGCGCCCACGGCGGCGGCCCGTTCGCGCAGCCCGCTGAGCCCGTGACCGCCGGAGCCG
Coding sequences within:
- a CDS encoding cupin domain-containing protein; translation: MNENRTKDEPYTTATDHGGEPYVVDIETETVENTEFRRTLWTGKHLQLTVMSIDVGDDVGLEVHEENDQFLRVETGTGRTEMGPAEDDLPFVRDVKDDDVILVPAGTWHNVINTGDEPLKLYALYGPPDHEPGTEHPTHEDAEKDPAED
- a CDS encoding response regulator transcription factor; translation: MTPIRLLLADDQSLVRGALAALLGLESDLEVVAEVGSGDEVLPAARLHRPDVALLDVEMPGMDGITATEQLRRELPQVRVLIVTTFGRPGFLSRALAAGAHGFVVKDTPAAQLADAVRRVAAGLRVVDPTLATDSLIEGRSPLTARETDVLRAARDGASVAVIASRLFLSQGTVRNHLSAAIGKTGAANRAAAVRIAEDRGWL